From a single Sander vitreus isolate 19-12246 chromosome 2, sanVit1, whole genome shotgun sequence genomic region:
- the fdx2 gene encoding ferredoxin-2, mitochondrial — protein MAASAAVRSSMGLTLRLSRSIPDCSICHLYKLKSCVTSVGRLQRRGSFDSFRTMNRHLQTSIGLYHSEEGSSNAEDPDDVVNVVYIDRSGQRIPVKAKVGDNVMYLAQKHGIELEGACEASLACSTCHVYVSASHYDKLPEPEEREDDMLDMAPMLQENSRLGCQIILTSELEGMELTLPKVTRNFYVDGHVPKPH, from the exons ATGGCTGCCAGCGCTGCAGTCCGGTCGAGCATGGGGCTGACTTTGAGACTTTCTCGAAGTATACCGGACTGTAGCATATGTCACCTCTACAAGTTAAAGAGCTGTGTGACCAGCGTGGGTCGTTTACAAAGGAGGGGTTCCTTTGATAGCTTCCGGACCATGAATCGACACTTGCAGACGAGTATAG GTCTTTACCACAGTGAGGAGGGGAGCTCCAATGCAGAGGACCCGGATGATGT GGTGAATGTGGTGTATATAGATCGGTCTGGCCAGAGGATCCCAGTTAAGGCCAAAGTGGGAGATAATGTCATGTATCTGGCTCAGAAGCATGGAATTGAACTAGAAG GAGCCTGTGAGGCATCACTGGCCTGCTCAACATGTCACGTCTATGTGAGTGCTTCCCATTATGATAAACTGCCAGAACCTGAAGAGAG GGAGGATGACATGCTGGACATGGCGCCCATGCTTCAGGAGAACTCCCGGCTGGGATGTCAGATCATTCTCACTTCAGAGCTTGAGGGCATGGAGCTCACCTTGCCCAAAGTCACCAGGAACTTCTATGTGGATGGCCATGTTCCCAAACCTCATTGA